In Burkholderia pyrrocinia, the following proteins share a genomic window:
- a CDS encoding SDR family oxidoreductase: MKIVVIGGSGLIGSRVVTLLGEAGHQALAASPRTGVNTITGEGLTDALTGADVVVDVANAPSWEPQAVLDFFRTSARNLGKAEVAAGVRHHVALSIVGCDRMPENGYFAAKVAQEQAIEAAGVPYTIVRATQFMEFIGGIADFGTEGGTVRVGDGLFQPIAAEDVAALVAQIALAGPLNGTVEIAGPDRAPFAEIVARYLKSVGDTRAVVIDREARYYGGRVEEKSLVPLGPARLGRIGLDSWLARS; the protein is encoded by the coding sequence ATGAAGATCGTTGTCATCGGCGGTTCGGGCCTGATCGGCTCACGCGTCGTCACGCTGCTCGGCGAAGCGGGGCATCAGGCGCTGGCCGCATCGCCGCGTACCGGCGTCAATACCATCACGGGCGAAGGCCTGACCGACGCATTGACGGGCGCGGACGTCGTGGTGGACGTGGCGAATGCGCCGTCATGGGAACCCCAGGCGGTGCTGGACTTCTTCCGCACGTCGGCACGCAATCTCGGCAAGGCCGAAGTGGCTGCAGGCGTGCGCCATCACGTCGCGCTGTCGATCGTCGGCTGCGACCGGATGCCGGAGAACGGTTATTTCGCGGCCAAGGTTGCGCAGGAACAGGCGATCGAAGCGGCGGGCGTGCCGTACACGATCGTGCGCGCCACGCAATTCATGGAGTTCATCGGCGGTATTGCGGATTTCGGCACGGAAGGCGGCACGGTCCGCGTCGGCGATGGGCTGTTTCAGCCGATCGCCGCGGAAGACGTCGCGGCACTCGTCGCGCAGATCGCGCTCGCCGGGCCGCTGAACGGCACGGTCGAGATCGCGGGCCCGGATCGTGCGCCGTTCGCGGAGATCGTTGCGCGCTATCTGAAGTCGGTTGGCGACACGCGCGCGGTGGTGATCGATCGCGAGGCCCGCTACTACGGCGGCCGCGTCGAGGAAAAATCGCTGGTGCCGCTCGGGCCTGCGCGACTCGGCCGCATCGGTCTCGACTCGTGGCTTGCAAGAAGCTGA
- a CDS encoding LysR family transcriptional regulator → MNQSDTSEHGVRRDLAGRADALSASFGASYAGILAFVAVASEGSFTKAAERLGVGRPAVSRNVQKLEAQLSTRLFQRTTRMTELTCEGQRFFENCHQGVAQIVEAMNDMLELRQGPPRGLIRISSAVGFGRKIVAPLLETFAQAYPDIVIDLLLDDRPIDLVSERIDVSFRNGRIEDSSIIARQLIPMQMALCAAPSYVARHGLPKSLDDLDRHECINFRFASGRVFEWEFNVEGRVQKYLPTSRLTFNDADLVLRAVLNGSGIAQMAGYQIRDHIASNELVVALAKHVPEDRGHYICYLSRQHLPTRIRIFVDFMTDQIRALDLNCMTRFNPDSPDASPAERAA, encoded by the coding sequence ATGAATCAATCGGATACATCGGAGCATGGCGTTCGTCGCGACCTGGCCGGCCGCGCCGATGCACTGTCGGCGAGCTTCGGTGCGAGCTATGCGGGCATCCTTGCATTCGTCGCAGTGGCGAGCGAGGGGAGTTTTACCAAGGCCGCCGAACGTCTCGGCGTCGGCCGGCCGGCCGTGAGCCGCAACGTCCAGAAGCTGGAGGCGCAGCTGAGTACGCGGCTGTTCCAGCGGACCACGCGCATGACCGAACTGACTTGCGAAGGCCAACGATTCTTCGAGAACTGCCATCAGGGCGTTGCGCAGATCGTGGAAGCCATGAACGACATGCTGGAGTTGCGGCAGGGGCCGCCGCGCGGCCTCATTCGCATCAGTTCGGCGGTGGGATTCGGCAGGAAAATCGTTGCGCCGCTGCTGGAAACGTTTGCGCAGGCCTACCCCGACATCGTCATCGATCTGCTGCTCGACGACCGGCCGATCGACCTGGTGTCGGAACGGATCGACGTGTCGTTCCGCAATGGACGCATCGAGGACTCCAGCATCATTGCCCGGCAACTGATTCCGATGCAGATGGCGCTCTGCGCGGCACCGTCGTATGTGGCCAGGCACGGCCTCCCGAAAAGTCTGGACGACCTGGACCGGCACGAGTGCATCAATTTCCGTTTTGCCAGCGGTCGTGTATTCGAATGGGAATTCAATGTCGAAGGCCGCGTGCAAAAGTACCTGCCGACGTCCCGCCTCACGTTCAACGACGCGGATCTGGTGTTGCGCGCGGTGCTGAACGGGTCGGGCATTGCGCAGATGGCGGGCTATCAGATCCGCGACCATATCGCATCGAACGAGCTCGTTGTCGCGCTGGCGAAGCATGTGCCGGAAGATCGCGGCCACTACATCTGCTATCTCAGCCGGCAACATCTTCCGACGCGCATTCGTATTTTCGTCGACTTCATGACCGACCAGATACGCGCACTCGACCTGAACTGCATGACGCGGTTCAACCCGGATAGCCCCGATGCTTCGCCGGCCGAACGGGCGGCGTGA
- a CDS encoding ankyrin repeat domain-containing protein, with product MPKEKKKLLPKDFETLLDEGDLAKLQAVFDTCDVNARGGPSKRTALSFDRCPDDLARWLVAQGADVGAADAYGNTALHVRARSRRSRFDVLLELGADVHDDGASIGTALHAAADSRNARSARLLLDHGARVDALNRDGQTPLERALRSCGNADLEHMVALAEVLLDAGAARTPRMQTCVTEIGERFEFMRERFNPESVDAASTALDRLYALFDVPPVPRRQLHDGRSPIVVAAGSWQEQHQALWTQLVPGAGHAATVQGEIIRISGRIAHELDHNGGCNWDADFRKMADAFAAFVRTGTSLPAADLSDMDTVVQDVKRQAGDPAQLCRFAVAWVRLNPDPLELAPPSYRR from the coding sequence ATGCCGAAAGAAAAAAAGAAACTACTGCCGAAGGACTTCGAGACGTTGCTCGACGAAGGGGACCTCGCGAAGCTTCAGGCGGTGTTTGACACCTGCGACGTGAATGCGCGCGGCGGCCCGAGCAAGCGCACCGCGCTGTCGTTCGACCGTTGTCCCGACGATCTCGCGCGCTGGCTCGTCGCGCAGGGTGCGGACGTTGGCGCGGCCGACGCATACGGCAACACGGCACTGCACGTTCGCGCCCGCAGCCGCCGCAGCCGCTTCGACGTGCTGCTCGAACTCGGCGCGGACGTTCACGATGACGGTGCGTCGATCGGCACCGCGCTACATGCGGCGGCCGACTCGCGCAATGCGCGGTCCGCCCGACTGCTGCTCGATCACGGCGCGCGCGTCGACGCGTTGAACCGCGACGGGCAGACGCCGCTCGAGCGCGCGCTGCGCAGCTGCGGCAATGCGGATCTGGAGCACATGGTGGCGCTCGCCGAAGTGCTGCTCGACGCCGGCGCGGCGCGGACGCCGCGCATGCAAACCTGCGTGACGGAGATCGGCGAGCGTTTCGAGTTCATGCGCGAGCGCTTCAACCCGGAATCCGTCGACGCGGCGAGCACCGCGCTGGACCGGCTCTACGCGTTGTTCGACGTGCCGCCGGTGCCGCGCCGTCAACTGCACGACGGCCGCTCGCCGATCGTCGTCGCGGCCGGCTCGTGGCAGGAACAGCATCAGGCATTGTGGACGCAACTGGTGCCGGGGGCGGGGCACGCGGCGACCGTGCAGGGCGAAATCATCCGGATCTCGGGCCGCATCGCGCATGAGCTCGACCACAACGGCGGCTGCAACTGGGACGCGGACTTCCGGAAGATGGCCGATGCGTTCGCGGCATTCGTGCGCACCGGCACGTCGCTGCCGGCCGCCGATTTGTCGGATATGGATACGGTCGTACAAGACGTCAAGCGCCAGGCCGGCGACCCGGCGCAACTATGCCGGTTCGCTGTCGCATGGGTGCGCCTGAACCCCGATCCGCTCGAACTCGCGCCGCCGTCCTATCGGCGGTAG